The genomic segment CAGGGCACACAACAGCGGTTTGCGACTCCACACCGATTATCCGACGTCTGGAAAAGACGTATGCGGACCGCTCCGTACTGCCTGCTGACCCGGCCCTGGCGTTTATCGACTATTTACTCGAGGATTTCGCTGACGAATGGTGCACCAAGTACATGTTCCATTATCGCTGGCATGCGACGCTGGACGCGGACAACGCCGGCACGCTGTTGCCGCTCAGTATGAACGTGAGTATGCCCAGCGATGCCCGTCAACAATTCAAGGATTGGGTAAAAGATCGACAGATTAGCCGACTGTACGTGGTGGGCTCCAACGACACTACAGCAGCGGTGATCGATGCAAGCTATCGGCGCTTTCTTGCTGCCATGGAGAAACACCTGGGCAAGCAACCGTACCTGCTGGGCAACCGGCCCGCCGCGGGCGACTTCGGCCTGTTCGGCCAGTTGAGTCAATTAGTGGGGTTCGACCCCACACCCCGGGCGATTGCCCATGACGTGTCTCCGCGCACTGTGGCCTGGGTGAGTCTTATGCACGACCAGAGCGGGCTCGAACCCACCGAACAGGACTGGGTGAGTATTGCGGATCAACCCTCTACCCTCCGTGGCCTGCTGCAAGAGGTCGGCCGCATGTATGCCCCCGCGCAGCTGGCCAATGCACAGGCGGTTGAGGCGGGAGAAAAAACCTGGGATGCGGTCATCGATGGCGCACCCTGGACCCAACAGACCTTCCCCTACCAGGCCAAGTGCCTGCGCTGGACCAACGAACACTACCGCGCCCTTGGTGAGTCCGACCGCGCCCGTGTCAACGCACTGCTTGAGGGCACTGGCGTTGAGACCATGCTTTCACTCGATTGAAGAACCGTGACGCTATCGGCATTTGCGCAAACGCGTGTGCCGCTGCTGTTAGTGACCGCGGCAAGGGGCAGTGTGTCATGCTAGCCGGCACCGTTTCGCGCCCGGTGTTGGGTGACCAGAGACATTGCCGCTAAACACTGTTTGATCGATGCCAGCCCTTGCTCCACTGAAGGGGTTTTTGCGGCGCAGCCACTAAAAATGGCTGTTATTGTTCATTGTATTACGCCACTGACGCGCGAGATGAGCGCAGCACGAACCCGAGTCTCATACCCTGCTTCTATGAGGATTTTTCCAAAGATAGACGGGAAAATTTGAGTAAGATGCGCCGAGGAATGAGCGGCGCGATCCACTTCAGCACGAAACCGAGCAGCTTACTGTTTACGACCACCCGCTTTCCTTTTTGCATTGCGTTGTATCCGCAGATCGCGACCGATTCAGCCGACGCGCCAAATTGAAATACCCTGACGCCCTCAAGGTCGCCGGCTTCCGCGAAACCGGTCATCACCGGTCCGGGGCAAAG from the Candidatus Marimicrobium litorale genome contains:
- a CDS encoding glutathione S-transferase N-terminal domain-containing protein, which produces MAHNQPIRLTGGTGSPYTQKMVALLRYRRIPYAINWGMPAEACEAMGVEKPRPTFEPTFFFEEAGHTTAVCDSTPIIRRLEKTYADRSVLPADPALAFIDYLLEDFADEWCTKYMFHYRWHATLDADNAGTLLPLSMNVSMPSDARQQFKDWVKDRQISRLYVVGSNDTTAAVIDASYRRFLAAMEKHLGKQPYLLGNRPAAGDFGLFGQLSQLVGFDPTPRAIAHDVSPRTVAWVSLMHDQSGLEPTEQDWVSIADQPSTLRGLLQEVGRMYAPAQLANAQAVEAGEKTWDAVIDGAPWTQQTFPYQAKCLRWTNEHYRALGESDRARVNALLEGTGVETMLSLD